The following are encoded in a window of Clarias gariepinus isolate MV-2021 ecotype Netherlands chromosome 8, CGAR_prim_01v2, whole genome shotgun sequence genomic DNA:
- the dld gene encoding delta-like protein D yields MGRLMIAAILCAMLSQILCSGVFELKLQEFLNKKGITANTNCCKGGSSSAVQQCECKTFFRICLKHYQANVSPEPPCTYGGITTPVLGSNSFQVPETLSDSTFTNPVQFPFGFTWPGTFSLIIEALHTESAEDLSTDNPERLISRMTTQRHLAVGEEWSQDLQVSGRTELKYSYRFVCDEHYYGEGCSVFCRPRDDAFGHFTCGERGEIICNSGWKGQYCTEPICLPGCDEEHGFCDKPGECKCRVGFSGKYCDDCIRYPGCLHGTCQQPWQCNCQEGWGGLFCNQDLNYCTHHKPCQNGATCTNTGQGSYTCTCKPGFSGANCENEVNECSESPCRNGGSCTDLENTYSCTCPPGFYGRNCELSAMTCADGPCFNGGRCADNPDGGYFCQCPTGYAGFNCEKKIDHCSSNPCSNGAQCLDLVDSYLCKCPEGFTGANCDDNVYECANYPCQNGGTCQDGVNDYTCTCPPGYTGKNCSLPVNKCSHNPCHNGATCHERDNRYVCACIPGYGGRNCQFLLPENPQGQPFVEKPDQRYSEDEDDNVFPWTAVCAGIILVLLLLLGCAVLVVYIRLKVQQRNQQADSHIESETMNNLTNNCSREKDLTVSIIGTTQVKNTNKKVDFQSDTTAIEKKGYKSRYSLVDYNLVHELKQEDFGKEDVAVDSDSEEKHRKHLKSEVSEKSPEAACKDTKYQSVFVISDEKDECIIATEV; encoded by the exons ATGGGGCGACTTATGATTGCTGCCATCCTTTGTGCCATGCTAAGCCAG attttatgCTCTGGGGTTTTTGAGTTGAAGTTGCAAGAGTTTCTCAATAAGAAAGGAATAACGGCCAACACTAACTGTTGTAAAGGAGGATCCTCGTCAGCCGTTCAACAGTGCGAATGCAAAACCTTTTTTAGGATTTGCCTCAAGCATTACCAGGCTAACGTATCCCCGGAGCCCCCGTGCACATATGGCGGAATTACTACTCCTGTTCTCGGATCAAATTCATTTCAAGTTCCTGAAACTCTCTCAGACAGCACCTTCACCAACCCAGTTCAATTCCCTTTTGGATTTACCTGGCCG GGGACGTTTTCACTAATTATTGAGGCACTGCATACGGAGTCTGCTGAGGATTTATCGACAG acAACCCAGAACGTTTGATCAGTCGCATGACCACACAGAGGCACTTAGCGGTCGGAGAAGAATGGTCTCAAGATCTACAAGTGTCTGGGAGAACAGAGCTGAAGTACTCGTACAGATTTGTGTGTGATGAGCATTACTATGGCGAAGGCTGCTCGGTGTTTTGCCGCCCGCGAGACGATGCTTTCGGCCACTTCACGTGCGGAGAGCGCGGAGAGATCATCTGTAATTCCGGATGGAAAGGCCAATACTGCACAGAGC CAATCTGTCTCCCCGGGTGTGACGAGGAGCATGGATTTTGTGACAAACCTGGTGAATGCAA gtGCAGAGTGGGCTTCAGCGGAAAATACTGTGACGATTGTATCCGCTACCCGGGTTGCTTACACGGTACCTGCCAACAACCATGGCAGTGCAACTGTCAGGAGGGCTGGGGTGGTCTCTTCTGCAATCAAG ATCTTAATTACTGCACACACCACAAACCATGCCAGAATGGAGCCACTTGCACTAACACTGGTCAAGGCAGCTACACATGCACCTGCAAGCCTGGTTTTAGTGGGGCTAACTGTGAGAATGAAGTTAATGAGTGCTCTGAGAGTCCATGCAGAAATGGAGGAAGCTGCACT GATCTTGAGAACACATATAGCTGCACCTGTCCTCCTGGCTTCTATGGAAGAAACTGTGAACTGAGTGCCATGACTTGTGCAGATGGCCCCTGCTTCAATGGTGGACGGTGTGCCGATAATCCTGATGGAGGATACTTCTGTCAGTGTCCCACAGGCTACGCTGGCTTTAATTGTGAAAAGAAGATTGACCATTGTAGTTCAAATCCCTGTTCAAATG GTGCCCAGTGTCTAGATCTTGTGGACTCCTATCTCTGCAAGTGTCCAGAGGGTTTCACAGGTGCAAACTGTGATGACAATGTTTATGAATGCGCTAACTATCCTTGTCAAAATGGAGGAACATGCCAAGATGGAGTCAACGATTACACCTGTACCTGCCCTCCCGGATACACTGGCAAGAACTGCAGCCTGCCTGTCAATAAGTGTTCACACAACCCATGCCATAATGGAGCTACATGTCATGAAAGGGATAATCGCTATGTGTGTGCCTGCATTCCTGGGTACGGAGGACGTAACTGCCAATTCTTGCTCCCTGAAAACCCACAAGGACAGCCTTTTGTAGAGAAACCTGATCAAAGGTACtctgaggatgaggatgacAACGTATTTCCATGGACAGCAGTTTGTGCTGGGATTATTTTGGTGCTTTTGCTCCTGCTTGGGTGTGCTGTTCTGGTTGTGTATATTCGCTTAAAAGTTCAGCAGAGAAACCAGCAAGCTGATAGTCATATTGAAAGTGAGACCATGAACAACTTGACCAACAACTGCAGTCGAGAGAAGGACTTGACGGTCAGCATTATAGGTACTACGCAGGTGAAGAATACCAACAAGAAAGTGGACTTTCAGAGTGACACCACAgctatagaaaaaaaaggttacaagTCTCGCTATTCATTAGTGGATTACAATCTTGTTCATGAGCTTAAACAAGAAGACTTTGGAAAGGAGGATGTAGCTGTTGACTCTGACTcagaagaaaaacacagaaaacatttaaaaag TGAAGTATCAGAGAAAAGTCCAGAAGCTGCATGCAAAGATACGAAGTACCAGTCTGTCTTTGTAATATCAGATGAAAAGGATGAATGTATTATTGCAACTGAG GTATAA